In Dama dama isolate Ldn47 chromosome 9, ASM3311817v1, whole genome shotgun sequence, the following proteins share a genomic window:
- the CCL25 gene encoding C-C motif chemokine 25 isoform X2, producing the protein MNPWLLVCLVGCFVVAWAPTVHAQGAFEDCCLAYHPRARLSVLRHAQSYHRQDVSGSCNLPAVIFFLPQKNKMVCGRPGARWVVAGMKILDARKKSQSKHLEKHHGTRRNFPGGIQARPTCERLQEGRN; encoded by the exons ATGAATCCGTGGCTCCTGGtctgcctggtgggctgcttcgTGGTTGCCTGGGCTCCCACTGTCCACGCTCAAG GTGCCTTTGAGGACTGCTGCTTGGCCTACCACCCCCGGGCCAGGCTGTCCGTGCTGCGGCACGCCCAGAGTTACCATCGCCAGGATGTGAGCGGGAGCTGCAACCTACCTGCTGTGAT ATTCTTCTTACCTCAGAAAAACAAGATGGTGTGTGGGAGGCCAGGGGCCAGGTGGGTTGTGGCTGGGATGAAGATTTTGGATGCCCGGAAAAAGAGCCAGTCAAAGCACCTGGAGAAGCATCACGGCACCCGGAGAAACTTCCCAG GAGGCATCCAGGCCAGGCCCACCTGTGAACgactgcaggaaggaagaaattaa
- the CCL25 gene encoding C-C motif chemokine 25 isoform X1, which produces MNPWLLVCLVGCFVVAWAPTVHAQGAFEDCCLAYHPRARLSVLRHAQSYHRQDVSGSCNLPAVIFFLPQKNKMVCGRPGARWVVAGMKILDARKKSQSKHLEKHHGTRRNFPVPHSGVRKSSSGTSALPLSRFRVSTRNSKWKTSLLSTANPGP; this is translated from the exons ATGAATCCGTGGCTCCTGGtctgcctggtgggctgcttcgTGGTTGCCTGGGCTCCCACTGTCCACGCTCAAG GTGCCTTTGAGGACTGCTGCTTGGCCTACCACCCCCGGGCCAGGCTGTCCGTGCTGCGGCACGCCCAGAGTTACCATCGCCAGGATGTGAGCGGGAGCTGCAACCTACCTGCTGTGAT ATTCTTCTTACCTCAGAAAAACAAGATGGTGTGTGGGAGGCCAGGGGCCAGGTGGGTTGTGGCTGGGATGAAGATTTTGGATGCCCGGAAAAAGAGCCAGTCAAAGCACCTGGAGAAGCATCACGGCACCCGGAGAAACTTCCCAG TCCCTCACTCTGGGGTGAGGAAATCGAGCTCTGGAACCTCAGCACTTCCATTGTCGAGGTTCAGGGTCTCCACCAGAAACAGCAAGTGGAAAACTTCCCTCCTGTCAACTGCTAATCCAG GACCGTGA